One stretch of Paucidesulfovibrio gracilis DSM 16080 DNA includes these proteins:
- a CDS encoding YlxR family protein: protein MPNTGKQPHVPMRTCVICRRKLPKYDLARHVRVEQGRLEHDPGQIRPGRGIYVCTQAKCRERFEKFGLRKHPKGGK, encoded by the coding sequence GTGCCGAACACCGGAAAGCAGCCGCACGTGCCGATGCGCACCTGCGTGATCTGCCGCCGAAAACTGCCCAAATATGACTTGGCGCGCCACGTGCGCGTCGAGCAGGGGCGGTTGGAGCACGATCCCGGCCAGATACGGCCCGGGCGAGGTATTTACGTCTGCACACAAGCAAAGTGCAGGGAACGATTTGAAAAATTCGGTCTGCGGAAGCATCCCAAGGGGGGAAAGTAA
- the nusA gene encoding transcription termination factor NusA: protein MSELKKAIDQISKDRGIDRDLLVDTLEEAVRSAVARKYGDAMDIEVTFNEDLGEIEVYQFKVVVDEVHDEISEIPLEEAQQHDPGVRLDDEMGFKLKVEDLGRIAAQSAKQVIIQRMRDAEQEIIYEEYKDRVGEIVGGIIQRRDRTGWIINLGRTEALLPKDEQIPRERYKRGDRVQGYIIDVQKESRGPQVSISRSHPDYMAALFRREVPEVADSTVKIMGVARDPGLRAKVAVNSRDRDVDPVGACVGIRGSRIQNVVQELRGERIDIVVWSPDIVMYARNALSPAQITRITVDEEEEVLEVVVPDDQLTLAIGRKGQNVKLASRLLGWKIDIFTESRYGELNAARKGLEQLASVAEVSVDAFLSAGIETTEGLVLATDEELLEVNGMTESRIADLRTAMNMLGFNAAAYQNQDAEDEADEDTPATEETEENDTPREDEPANEEAPLNAENEDVDQDAEEGEPTSGDNE from the coding sequence ATGTCGGAATTAAAAAAAGCTATCGATCAGATCAGTAAAGATCGCGGCATCGACCGTGACCTGCTGGTAGACACTCTTGAGGAGGCCGTGCGTTCCGCCGTGGCCCGCAAATACGGCGACGCAATGGATATCGAGGTCACCTTCAACGAAGACCTCGGCGAGATCGAAGTCTACCAGTTCAAGGTGGTCGTCGACGAGGTGCATGACGAAATTTCTGAAATTCCCCTGGAAGAAGCGCAGCAGCACGACCCCGGCGTCCGCCTGGACGACGAAATGGGCTTCAAGCTCAAGGTCGAGGATCTGGGACGCATCGCGGCCCAATCCGCCAAGCAGGTGATCATCCAGCGCATGCGCGACGCTGAACAGGAAATCATTTACGAAGAATACAAAGATCGCGTGGGCGAAATCGTGGGCGGCATCATCCAACGCCGCGACCGCACCGGCTGGATCATCAACCTGGGCCGGACCGAAGCGTTGCTGCCCAAGGATGAACAGATTCCCCGCGAACGCTACAAACGCGGTGACCGTGTCCAGGGCTACATCATCGACGTGCAGAAGGAATCCCGCGGACCGCAGGTTTCCATCTCCCGCTCGCACCCGGACTATATGGCCGCCCTGTTCCGGCGTGAAGTGCCGGAAGTGGCCGACAGCACCGTCAAAATCATGGGTGTTGCCCGCGACCCGGGCTTGCGCGCCAAGGTGGCCGTGAACTCCCGCGACCGCGATGTAGACCCCGTGGGTGCCTGCGTGGGTATTCGCGGTTCCCGCATCCAGAACGTCGTTCAGGAGCTTCGCGGTGAGCGCATCGACATCGTTGTCTGGAGTCCGGACATCGTCATGTACGCTCGCAATGCGCTGTCTCCGGCGCAGATCACCCGCATCACTGTGGACGAGGAAGAAGAAGTCCTGGAAGTGGTGGTCCCCGATGATCAGCTCACCCTGGCCATCGGACGCAAAGGGCAAAACGTCAAGTTGGCCTCGCGCCTGCTTGGCTGGAAAATAGACATCTTCACCGAAAGTCGCTACGGCGAACTCAACGCCGCCCGCAAGGGACTGGAGCAGTTGGCCAGCGTAGCCGAGGTGAGCGTGGACGCGTTCCTGAGCGCGGGCATTGAGACCACCGAAGGGCTGGTCCTTGCCACCGACGAGGAACTTCTCGAAGTCAACGGCATGACGGAATCGCGCATCGCGGACCTGCGCACGGCCATGAACATGCTCGGCTTCAATGCCGCTGCATACCAGAACCAAGATGCCGAAGACGAGGCGGACGAAGATACGCCCGCCACGGAAGAGACGGAAGAAAACGATACGCCCCGGGAAGACGAACCCGCGAATGAAGAAGCTCCCCTGAACGCGGAGAACGAAGACGTGGACCAGGACGCCGAAGAAGGCGAGCCGACATCCGGGGACAACGAATAA
- a CDS encoding ribosome maturation factor RimP: protein MKRSKLEQRIHDLAESQITALGYRLWGLMAPSAGKKTVVSIFIDSDQGVNVDDCAKVSRDLGVVFDLEDAIPGSYVLEVSSPGLERQFFELRQLRDYEDRTIAVELQDPVNERRKFKGRLLRVEDDTFELEDDGAPLRIQWQTVKKARLVHEF from the coding sequence ATGAAGCGCAGCAAACTGGAACAACGAATCCACGACCTGGCGGAAAGCCAGATAACCGCCCTGGGCTACCGGCTCTGGGGACTTATGGCCCCGTCCGCCGGAAAGAAGACCGTGGTTTCGATCTTCATCGACAGCGACCAGGGCGTGAACGTGGACGACTGCGCCAAGGTCAGCCGTGACCTGGGCGTGGTTTTTGATTTGGAGGACGCCATTCCCGGCTCCTACGTGCTGGAAGTGTCCTCCCCCGGTCTGGAACGTCAATTCTTCGAACTCCGCCAACTGCGCGACTACGAAGACCGAACGATCGCCGTGGAACTTCAGGATCCAGTGAACGAACGACGTAAATTCAAGGGGCGGCTCCTGCGTGTCGAGGATGACACGTTCGAGCTGGAGGATGACGGCGCGCCCTTGCGCATCCAATGGCAGACAGTCAAGAAGGCCCGTCTGGTCCACGAATTTTAA
- the flgF gene encoding flagellar basal-body rod protein FlgF: MRDSMMNAMFGAMSNEIRMNQIANNLANVNTTAYKKDKVAFHDTFLRFAHDYMVDARPSLRDKDMWPKADLFAKPRLSDQKTDFTQGALQTTGNPLDLALVGDGFFRVRTPDGDYLTRNGSFRLNSEGTLITEQGFEVLGTGGPLSIPPEARNVTVDGSGQVRADDQVVGVLELVDVDDKRQLQKIGNNLYQIDPNGTAAEIPPEDLSVEQGFLERANVEVVTEMVDMIETQRAHQMYTKMMQGTSQIDQKLITRVGRTSA; the protein is encoded by the coding sequence ATGCGAGACAGCATGATGAACGCCATGTTCGGCGCAATGTCGAATGAAATCAGAATGAACCAGATCGCCAACAATTTGGCGAACGTCAACACCACGGCCTACAAAAAGGACAAGGTGGCCTTTCACGACACCTTTTTGCGGTTTGCGCACGACTACATGGTGGATGCGCGTCCATCCTTGCGTGACAAGGACATGTGGCCCAAGGCGGATCTTTTTGCCAAGCCGAGACTCTCGGATCAGAAGACCGACTTTACCCAGGGCGCCCTTCAGACCACTGGAAACCCCCTGGACCTCGCGTTGGTGGGGGACGGGTTCTTTCGGGTGCGAACGCCGGACGGCGATTATTTGACCCGCAACGGCAGCTTTCGTCTCAACTCCGAAGGAACGCTCATTACCGAGCAGGGGTTTGAAGTGCTCGGAACGGGCGGGCCTTTGAGCATTCCGCCTGAAGCACGCAATGTAACGGTGGATGGTTCCGGCCAGGTTCGGGCCGATGATCAGGTCGTGGGCGTGCTTGAGCTGGTGGATGTGGATGACAAGCGGCAATTGCAGAAAATCGGCAACAATCTCTATCAGATCGACCCCAATGGTACGGCCGCTGAAATTCCCCCCGAGGACTTGTCCGTGGAACAGGGATTTTTGGAGCGGGCCAACGTGGAAGTGGTCACCGAGATGGTGGACATGATCGAAACGCAACGTGCTCATCAGATGTATACTAAGATGATGCAGGGTACGAGCCAGATTGACCAAAAATTGATCACGAGAGTGGGCCGCACCAGCGCGTAA
- the flgG gene encoding flagellar basal-body rod protein FlgG, whose product MMRSLWTAATGMVAQQTHIDVLSNNLANVNTTGFKKSRAEFEDLMYQTLRMAGTINEGGNRIPTGLQVGMGVRPVTVHKFFSEGNLQNTGNPLDIAIEGDGFFLVDRNGEDVYTRAGSFKIDNDGRVVTAQGYALQPEFTVPSDTVSLAVTEDGHIAALDASGQELAAADIQIYNFINPAGLNAVGRNLYRESEASGPATAGTPGDTNFGTLAQGFLEGSNVEMVDEMVGLIIGQRAFEVNSKAITTSDAMLQTAINVKR is encoded by the coding sequence ATGATGCGATCGCTTTGGACAGCGGCTACGGGCATGGTGGCCCAGCAGACGCACATCGATGTGCTCTCCAACAACCTGGCCAACGTGAACACGACCGGGTTCAAGAAGAGCCGGGCCGAGTTCGAGGACTTGATGTACCAGACCCTGCGCATGGCCGGAACCATCAATGAGGGCGGCAACCGTATTCCCACGGGGTTGCAGGTGGGCATGGGCGTGCGGCCCGTGACCGTGCACAAGTTCTTTTCCGAGGGCAACCTCCAGAATACGGGCAACCCTTTGGATATCGCCATTGAAGGCGACGGGTTCTTCCTGGTGGACCGCAATGGAGAGGATGTCTACACCCGTGCGGGATCGTTCAAGATCGACAACGACGGGCGTGTGGTTACGGCTCAGGGATACGCGTTGCAGCCGGAATTTACGGTTCCTTCGGATACCGTGAGTCTGGCCGTGACCGAGGACGGACACATCGCGGCCCTGGACGCATCCGGACAGGAACTCGCGGCCGCAGATATTCAGATTTACAATTTCATCAACCCGGCCGGGCTGAACGCCGTCGGCCGCAACCTGTACCGGGAAAGCGAAGCCTCGGGACCGGCCACGGCCGGAACTCCTGGCGACACCAACTTCGGTACCCTGGCCCAGGGGTTCTTGGAAGGCTCCAACGTGGAAATGGTGGACGAAATGGTGGGACTGATCATTGGTCAGCGGGCCTTTGAGGTCAACTCCAAGGCGATCACCACGTCCGACGCCATGCTCCAGACCGCCATCAACGTGAAGCGGTAA
- the flgA gene encoding flagellar basal body P-ring formation chaperone FlgA: MSRNNARIVRMGRVTAFLVLMALAVTLLALAVLPCRAAHAADPGWSLRIREAACVEGERVRLGDIAEPVGTIRPEVWRELSQQTLWQGPQYSGRQQALPRKQIERMLAYYVPDVAEACVLPGRLVVQRGGRVYGGRALQRLVVDFLTPRAASLGGEPEIKDVRVPSFVFLESPFDKLEIALSNDLRPGRVTMLVRAVGEDGRITRRISASAFVNLWKAVPCAAQPINRHDSVTPDKITFMRKNLAYLDEVWDGKSGGPYRMTRSVGTGRPLEMSFLESEPMVGRGDKVNLVYRGPRITLAVKAEALADGDQGQTVEVRNLQSSKTVLATVVDRNTVMVR; the protein is encoded by the coding sequence ATGTCGCGTAACAATGCTCGAATCGTTCGCATGGGACGCGTTACCGCGTTTTTGGTGCTCATGGCTCTGGCTGTCACGCTGCTGGCGTTGGCGGTTCTACCGTGCCGTGCCGCGCACGCGGCCGATCCTGGCTGGAGTTTGCGCATTCGCGAGGCCGCCTGTGTGGAAGGCGAACGGGTCCGGCTGGGCGACATTGCCGAGCCTGTGGGAACTATCCGTCCGGAGGTCTGGCGGGAACTCTCGCAACAGACCCTCTGGCAGGGACCGCAATACTCGGGTCGGCAGCAGGCGTTGCCCCGCAAGCAGATCGAACGGATGTTGGCGTATTATGTGCCGGACGTGGCCGAGGCATGCGTGCTGCCCGGACGATTGGTGGTGCAACGGGGCGGAAGGGTCTACGGGGGCCGCGCTTTGCAGCGACTGGTTGTCGATTTCTTGACACCCCGCGCCGCATCGCTGGGCGGAGAGCCGGAAATCAAAGACGTGCGCGTTCCCTCCTTTGTGTTTCTCGAGAGTCCGTTCGACAAATTGGAGATCGCCCTGAGCAACGACCTGCGTCCGGGCCGGGTGACCATGCTCGTACGGGCCGTTGGTGAGGACGGGCGTATTACCCGGCGCATTTCGGCGAGTGCTTTTGTGAATCTTTGGAAGGCCGTGCCGTGTGCCGCTCAGCCCATCAACCGGCATGACTCCGTGACACCCGATAAGATCACCTTCATGCGCAAGAACCTAGCGTACCTTGACGAGGTTTGGGACGGCAAGAGTGGCGGTCCGTACCGCATGACCCGTTCCGTTGGGACCGGGCGCCCTCTGGAAATGAGTTTTCTGGAATCCGAACCCATGGTGGGCCGGGGGGACAAGGTCAACCTCGTCTATCGTGGTCCGCGCATTACCCTGGCGGTGAAAGCGGAGGCGTTGGCCGACGGCGATCAGGGGCAGACCGTGGAGGTGCGTAACCTGCAAAGCAGCAAGACCGTGTTGGCCACGGTCGTGGACCGCAATACCGTGATGGTTCGATAA
- a CDS encoding flagellar basal body L-ring protein FlgH, whose translation MTCNKHWAGFFRLTVALTAFALLAGCAAKSDPTPMPVLSEPAYEEPEPMDNPGSLFTPNTAEFLYDDNRAHRVGDIVMVVVSEVTDASQKAETTTDRTSDNQYGITSLPGTDTLVGGALDTVGLQPGLSIESNNANEFEGTGETTRESELSATVASRIVRMLPGRVMQVEGARRVRVNNETQILVVRGLVRTRDIRADNSVPSSYLAEAQIELYGEGVLSDKQRPGWLTRILDNVWPF comes from the coding sequence ATGACGTGCAACAAACATTGGGCAGGTTTTTTCCGGCTCACCGTGGCTTTGACAGCTTTTGCATTGCTTGCGGGCTGTGCGGCCAAAAGCGATCCAACGCCCATGCCGGTGCTTTCCGAACCCGCGTATGAGGAACCGGAACCCATGGACAATCCCGGATCGCTGTTCACCCCCAACACCGCGGAATTCCTCTATGACGACAATCGTGCTCACCGTGTGGGCGACATTGTGATGGTGGTGGTCTCCGAGGTGACGGATGCCTCCCAAAAGGCGGAAACCACCACGGACCGCACCTCGGATAACCAATACGGCATTACCTCCCTGCCCGGTACCGACACCTTGGTGGGCGGGGCGCTTGATACCGTGGGGTTGCAGCCCGGGCTGTCCATCGAATCGAATAATGCGAACGAGTTCGAGGGAACCGGTGAAACCACCCGAGAATCCGAACTGTCCGCCACGGTGGCCTCGCGCATTGTCCGCATGCTGCCGGGTCGCGTCATGCAGGTGGAAGGTGCGCGCCGGGTCCGGGTGAACAACGAGACGCAGATCCTTGTCGTGCGCGGACTGGTGCGGACCCGTGACATTCGAGCCGACAACTCTGTTCCGTCCAGCTACCTGGCCGAGGCCCAGATCGAACTGTATGGCGAGGGAGTGCTTTCAGACAAGCAACGCCCTGGATGGCTGACGCGTATTTTGGATAATGTCTGGCCCTTCTGA
- a CDS encoding flagellar basal body P-ring protein FlgI yields MVTAVIVILLLLLAFAEVAQAVRLKDISSISGVRDNELVGYGLVVGLSGTGDGTNSNFTVTSMRNMLDKMGVEVDATSLRPKNVAAVMVTAKMPVSARTGAPLDVSVSSIGDAKSLLGGLLLITPLKGLDGKVYAVAQGPLTIGGFAAGGEAATAQKNIATAGRIPNGAIVEREVPFNFNEQNHLTVNLSVRDFGTTMQVVNRINAVLGGQFARARDVSTVHLDVPPKYRGNMVPLMASLENLTIAPDSKARVVVDEKTGTIVLGSDVRLSRVAVAHGNLQIVIAESAEVSQPGPFAENAETVVTPQTDIGVEEQNNRLMLMEGATLQELVDGLNAIGAAPRDLISIIRTLKAAGALYAELEVI; encoded by the coding sequence ATGGTCACGGCGGTCATCGTGATTCTGCTGTTGCTTTTGGCTTTTGCGGAGGTGGCCCAGGCCGTGCGGCTCAAGGATATCTCTTCCATCAGCGGCGTGCGTGACAACGAGCTGGTGGGCTATGGCTTGGTGGTGGGACTTTCCGGCACGGGCGACGGTACCAATTCGAACTTCACGGTCACGTCCATGCGCAACATGCTGGACAAGATGGGTGTGGAGGTGGACGCCACCAGTCTGCGGCCCAAGAATGTGGCCGCCGTGATGGTCACGGCTAAGATGCCTGTTTCCGCACGGACCGGGGCGCCGTTGGATGTAAGTGTTTCTTCCATTGGTGATGCCAAGAGCTTGTTAGGTGGGTTGTTGCTCATCACGCCGCTCAAGGGATTGGACGGCAAGGTCTATGCCGTGGCCCAGGGACCATTGACCATTGGCGGGTTTGCCGCCGGGGGCGAGGCAGCCACGGCCCAGAAGAATATTGCCACTGCCGGACGCATACCCAACGGCGCTATTGTGGAGCGTGAGGTGCCGTTCAATTTTAATGAACAAAATCACCTTACCGTGAATCTTTCCGTGCGTGACTTCGGCACCACCATGCAGGTGGTCAATCGGATCAACGCGGTGCTGGGCGGTCAGTTTGCCAGGGCGCGTGATGTTTCCACCGTGCATCTGGACGTACCGCCCAAGTATCGGGGCAACATGGTGCCGCTGATGGCCTCGCTTGAGAATCTGACCATCGCTCCGGACAGCAAGGCCCGGGTCGTGGTGGACGAAAAGACCGGCACCATTGTGCTGGGGAGCGACGTGCGTCTTTCCCGTGTAGCCGTGGCCCACGGCAATTTGCAGATTGTCATTGCCGAGTCTGCCGAGGTCAGCCAGCCTGGTCCCTTTGCGGAAAATGCGGAAACCGTGGTCACGCCGCAGACCGACATCGGTGTGGAAGAACAGAACAACCGTCTCATGCTCATGGAAGGGGCAACGCTTCAGGAGTTGGTGGATGGGTTGAACGCCATCGGCGCGGCTCCCCGCGATCTCATTTCCATCATCCGTACGCTCAAAGCCGCAGGAGCCTTGTATGCGGAACTGGAGGTCATCTGA
- a CDS encoding rod-binding protein codes for MSTAEQMNAMTGQLASGRAESQELVRYKQRMDSLKQRLNGAPGEEQELREACRDFEAVFIGKLWEQMRRTVPKETSMHSKQEDMYLSMFDRSFSEHMADSGGIGLADMLYDQLASQLKSASHDTLAGGAELKPLDRNGKPDLKTLEEVALDTRLDPHTRGPEPEMPEELSAPVQAGEAVAPDAVSPDVRNPNPSISTTSEAPSSVGALSQAEVNARLDQLARELGSRSRETGRILAEYSMTSPAAEEWRE; via the coding sequence ATGTCTACGGCGGAGCAAATGAATGCCATGACCGGCCAGCTCGCTTCGGGGCGGGCCGAAAGCCAGGAGTTGGTGCGCTACAAGCAACGCATGGACAGCCTCAAGCAGCGTCTGAATGGGGCGCCTGGGGAAGAGCAGGAGCTTCGGGAAGCCTGCCGTGATTTCGAGGCCGTGTTTATCGGCAAGCTTTGGGAACAGATGCGCCGAACCGTGCCGAAAGAAACGTCCATGCATTCCAAGCAGGAAGACATGTACCTCTCCATGTTTGATCGTTCCTTTTCCGAGCACATGGCCGATTCCGGCGGCATTGGCCTGGCGGATATGCTCTACGACCAGTTGGCCTCGCAGCTCAAGTCCGCCAGCCATGACACTCTGGCCGGTGGAGCGGAACTCAAGCCTCTGGACCGCAACGGCAAGCCGGATCTGAAGACGCTGGAGGAAGTGGCGCTGGATACCCGTTTGGACCCTCACACCAGAGGTCCGGAGCCGGAAATGCCCGAGGAATTGAGCGCGCCGGTGCAGGCCGGGGAAGCCGTGGCACCTGATGCCGTATCGCCGGATGTCCGGAACCCGAATCCGTCCATTTCGACAACGTCCGAAGCGCCGTCGTCCGTGGGAGCGCTGAGCCAGGCCGAGGTGAATGCCCGATTAGATCAGCTGGCCCGTGAACTGGGAAGTCGCAGTCGTGAAACTGGCCGGATACTTGCAGAGTATTCCATGACGAGTCCGGCCGCCGAAGAATGGCGGGAATAA
- the flgN gene encoding flagellar export chaperone FlgN: MKNRIKENLSRQGKAMLLLQMLLEEEFSRLQKRDARGVTPMELSIQELMRQLVAEREDLVRVVTMLTNGNTGRLRDYLPSMPEEEREEVQTQLRALDEQEQRCARQAAQNQQVAMALFEQSSKLLDYMHSKVKPTKVEGYAANGRYASRPGESHLVRGTL; the protein is encoded by the coding sequence ATGAAGAACCGGATCAAGGAAAATTTGTCCCGCCAGGGAAAGGCCATGCTGTTGTTGCAGATGCTGCTGGAGGAAGAATTTTCCCGTCTGCAAAAGCGGGATGCGCGTGGTGTGACCCCCATGGAACTGTCCATCCAGGAACTGATGCGGCAGTTGGTGGCGGAGCGCGAGGACTTGGTCCGCGTGGTCACCATGCTTACCAATGGGAACACGGGGCGGCTGCGCGACTATCTGCCGTCAATGCCCGAAGAGGAACGGGAAGAAGTGCAGACGCAACTGCGCGCCCTGGATGAACAGGAGCAGCGTTGCGCCCGCCAGGCCGCACAGAATCAGCAGGTTGCCATGGCCCTGTTTGAGCAGAGCAGCAAGCTTCTGGACTACATGCATTCCAAGGTCAAGCCCACCAAGGTGGAAGGATACGCCGCCAACGGTCGGTACGCATCACGTCCGGGTGAATCGCATCTGGTGCGGGGAACCTTGTAA
- the flgK gene encoding flagellar hook-associated protein FlgK gives MFGANSILDMGRWALFASQMQLRVAGENISNVNTEGYSRRTVRLEEGVSIDYRPGQMGTGVRAAEVVRHFDKFVETQYLEQASKRERWGALHSSLQTVETLFNEANGVGISDSISEFFNSWNDLSQRADDYGTRNDLLEKSLTLSSTLKTANDNLDQMQQRIEELITNDVTNANTIIEKIAETNRNINIHENLGQNAPNNLYDERAQLIRDLGGIIDVYTVDKGSGNLTVLTKGGQTLVDGYEHFSLEVGAPQTVKQVTEGSDFDGTAYFTGNDNYEYTIDVLSDGVVGSAGTPNVATFRVSMDGGATWLQDEDGSTKVFEARPYGQEVQANDLGIYFGATSNARTMPANQMKAGDTFTIIPQKGLYWVENTSHKENITPIIRFTGMDEEQRTTGGSLAAYFNFRDAYVGKYRDKLDAFAETMIWEVNRRHSQGAGLEKFTYVDGTYAVDAPDRALGSDSSGLAFGSRLQSGSAMVYVYNQETGLLASSAALDFSDAAGQQNFNPDMHSLNDVADAYNRTFGDHLTATVVNNRLRVEAKDGKEFLYGADTSGLNAALGVNTFFTGTDASTMEVNTRISGDQDFLCAGHVNGAGEMNAGDNTTARAISELQDQDVSIYTVQEGRSSQSLLDYYNGIVGGVGADVNTAKFNNTYHETMAGDLNDRQQEVAGVNLDEEMANLIRYQHSYTAAAKLITTADQMLQTVLSMKP, from the coding sequence ATGTTCGGAGCCAACTCCATACTGGACATGGGCCGTTGGGCCTTGTTCGCCTCGCAGATGCAACTGCGCGTTGCGGGCGAAAATATCTCCAATGTGAATACCGAGGGGTATTCACGGCGAACCGTGCGCCTGGAAGAGGGCGTGAGCATCGATTACCGCCCCGGCCAGATGGGTACGGGCGTGCGGGCCGCCGAGGTGGTTCGGCACTTCGATAAGTTTGTGGAGACCCAGTATCTGGAGCAGGCCAGCAAGCGCGAACGCTGGGGGGCGCTGCATTCCTCCCTGCAAACCGTGGAGACGCTGTTCAACGAAGCCAACGGAGTGGGCATCAGTGATTCCATCTCCGAGTTTTTCAATTCCTGGAATGATCTTAGCCAGCGGGCCGATGATTACGGCACCCGCAACGATCTGCTGGAAAAGTCCCTGACCCTGAGTTCCACGTTGAAGACCGCCAACGACAACCTGGACCAGATGCAACAGCGGATTGAGGAATTGATCACCAACGATGTGACCAATGCCAACACCATTATTGAAAAGATCGCTGAAACGAACCGCAACATCAATATTCATGAAAACCTCGGCCAGAACGCGCCCAACAATCTGTACGACGAGCGCGCCCAGTTGATTCGCGACTTGGGCGGTATCATTGACGTCTATACCGTGGATAAGGGCAGCGGGAATCTCACGGTCCTGACCAAGGGCGGACAGACACTGGTGGACGGCTACGAGCATTTCAGCCTGGAGGTGGGCGCTCCCCAGACCGTGAAGCAGGTGACGGAAGGTTCGGATTTCGACGGCACCGCGTATTTCACGGGCAACGATAATTACGAGTACACTATCGACGTGCTCAGCGACGGCGTGGTTGGCAGTGCGGGAACACCCAATGTGGCCACCTTCCGGGTGTCCATGGACGGCGGGGCCACCTGGCTCCAGGATGAGGACGGCTCCACCAAGGTGTTTGAGGCGCGTCCCTACGGCCAGGAAGTACAGGCCAATGATCTGGGGATATATTTCGGCGCCACGAGCAACGCCCGGACCATGCCTGCCAATCAGATGAAGGCCGGCGATACCTTCACCATCATTCCCCAAAAGGGTTTGTACTGGGTGGAGAATACATCGCACAAGGAGAACATCACTCCCATCATCCGTTTTACGGGTATGGATGAGGAGCAGCGTACCACGGGCGGCAGCCTGGCCGCGTATTTTAATTTCCGTGACGCCTACGTGGGCAAGTATCGGGATAAGCTGGACGCTTTTGCGGAAACCATGATCTGGGAAGTGAACCGTCGGCACAGCCAGGGCGCTGGCCTGGAAAAATTCACCTACGTGGACGGCACGTATGCCGTGGACGCGCCGGATCGAGCTTTGGGCAGCGATTCCTCTGGGTTGGCCTTTGGCAGCCGTCTGCAATCGGGCAGCGCCATGGTCTACGTTTACAATCAGGAGACCGGGCTGCTTGCCTCCAGCGCGGCCTTGGATTTTTCGGATGCCGCGGGCCAGCAAAACTTCAATCCGGACATGCACAGTCTGAACGACGTTGCAGATGCGTACAACCGGACCTTTGGGGATCATCTTACGGCTACGGTGGTGAACAACCGGTTGCGCGTGGAGGCCAAGGACGGCAAGGAATTTCTCTATGGCGCGGATACGTCGGGCTTGAACGCGGCTTTGGGAGTGAACACATTTTTCACGGGAACGGATGCCTCCACCATGGAGGTGAACACCCGGATCTCTGGCGACCAGGATTTTCTTTGCGCCGGGCATGTGAACGGCGCCGGGGAAATGAACGCCGGGGACAACACCACGGCACGGGCCATCAGTGAATTGCAGGATCAGGACGTAAGCATCTACACCGTGCAGGAAGGCCGTTCCAGCCAGTCGTTGTTGGACTATTACAACGGCATCGTGGGCGGCGTGGGCGCGGACGTGAACACCGCCAAGTTCAACAACACGTACCACGAAACCATGGCCGGGGATCTCAACGACCGGCAGCAGGAAGTGGCGGGCGTGAACCTGGATGAAGAAATGGCCAACCTGATTCGCTATCAGCATTCCTACACCGCCGCAGCCAAGCTGATCACCACGGCGGACCAGATGCTGCAAACCGTGCTGTCCATGAAGCCGTAA